A genomic segment from Sparus aurata chromosome 10, fSpaAur1.1, whole genome shotgun sequence encodes:
- the LOC115589208 gene encoding GTPase IMAP family member 7-like isoform X2, whose amino-acid sequence MADVSNTKRITIVGKTGAGKSSLANTIFGEDEFKIYHTVSSGTKTCQSETRSVNERSITLIDTPGLFDTERSEEEMKPEIVSCITECV is encoded by the coding sequence tgtcGAACACAAAGAGAATTACCATCGTGGGAAAAACTGGAGCTGGGAAAAGCAGCCTGGCTAACACCATATTTGGAGAGGATGAGTTCAAGATCTACCACACTGTCAGCTCTGGAACAAAGACATGTCAGTCAGAAACCAGATCTGTCAATGAAAGAAGCATCACTCTGATCGACACTCCTGGTCTCTTTGACACAGAAagatctgaggaggagatgaagccTGAGATAGTGAGCTGTatcacagagtgtgtgtga
- the LOC115589208 gene encoding GTPase IMAP family member 7-like isoform X1: MADVSNTMRIVMLGKTGAGRSSLANTIFREESFKISHTLNSETRQCQSETRSVNGRSITLIDTPGLFDTDRSEEEMKPEIVSCITECAPGPNAFLIVLKVDVFTDQEQVGMKKIQKYFSDDIFKYATVVFTHGDQLAEGETIKDFVCKNKILSDLVKKCGGRCHVIDNKYWKNTPKHEYRSNQFQVEELLKTIDTIGKENNGSYYSTEMLLREQVKGRVFKKYLIRLVVIVIGALFGCAVGVALNFAFSLRFSTVTAGVVGAVIGGVTGCIKGKGQTHYSKLGLSRMKPNLF; the protein is encoded by the coding sequence tgtcAAACACAATGAGAATTGTCATGTTGGGAAAAACTGGAGCTGGGAGAAGCAGCCTGGCTAACACCATATTTAGAGAGGAAAGCTTCAAGATCAGCCACACTCTCAACTCTGAGACGAGACAATGTCAGTCAGAAACCAGATCTGTCAATGGAAGAAGCATCACTCTGATCGACACTCCTGGTCTCTTTGACACAGACagatctgaggaggagatgaagccTGAGATAGTGAGCTGTATCACAGAGTGTGCTCCTGGGCCTAATGCTTTTCTCATTGTGCTCAAAGTGGATGTATTCACAGATCAGGAGCAGGttggaatgaaaaaaatacagaaatacttTTCTGATGACATCTTCAAATATGCCACAGTTGTCTTCACTCATGGTGACCAGCTCGCTGAGGGAGAGACAATTAAGGATTTTGTCTGCAAGAATAAAATTCTGAGTGACCTGGTGAAGAAGTGTGGAGGACGGTGCCACGTCATCGACAATAAATACTGGAAAAATACCCCAAAGCATGAATACAGGAGCAACCAGttccaggtggaggagctgctcaaGACGATAGACACGATTGGGAAGGAAAACAATGGAAGCTACTACTCCACTGAGATGCTGCTCAGAGAGCAGGTTAAGGGAAGAGTGTTTAAGAAGTATTTGATCAGATTGGTAGTCATTGTAATAGGTGCATTGTTCGGATGTGCTGTCGGTGTTGCCTTAaattttgcattttcattgcGATTCAGCACAGTTACCGCGGGTGTAGTAGGAGCAGTGATAGGAGGTGTTACAGGATGCATTAAAGGTAAAGGGCAGACACACTACAGCAAGCTGGGGTTGTCAAGAATGAAGCCCAATCTGTTTTAG